In Thermococcus sp. M39, the following are encoded in one genomic region:
- a CDS encoding homoserine dehydrogenase yields the protein MTEIFLSFIGFGNVGKGVARVLLEKAEQFRIKYGLEFRVVSISDSKATIWDESGIDLREALMVKETFGSLDKWGNDYEVYQMSPMEVVKEVESDVVIDVTNDVNAWKWHMEAFRHGRHVVTSNKPPLVFHFMELTQEAYMRGVNYRFEATVMAGTPIITLLQESLLGDEILSIQGVLNGTTTFILSQMERGLSFEDALKKAQELGIAERDPSTDINGIDAAYKAAILHNVAFYPISFEKLKIKGIAEISMEDIERAKREGKVIRLVAEVRKGKVSVEPKALPKDSPLAVYGTQNVAVIETDLLGELVIKGAGAGVKETASAVVSDVIKAVRRE from the coding sequence ATGACTGAGATTTTTCTTTCTTTTATAGGTTTTGGAAACGTGGGCAAGGGAGTTGCGAGAGTTCTTCTTGAAAAAGCAGAACAGTTTAGGATAAAGTATGGTTTAGAGTTTAGAGTTGTTAGCATTTCTGATTCTAAAGCTACTATCTGGGATGAGAGTGGAATAGACTTGAGAGAGGCGCTAATGGTTAAGGAAACGTTTGGAAGCTTAGACAAATGGGGCAATGACTATGAGGTCTATCAAATGTCCCCAATGGAAGTTGTGAAGGAAGTTGAGAGCGACGTTGTTATTGACGTAACCAATGATGTGAACGCGTGGAAATGGCATATGGAGGCTTTCAGACATGGTAGGCATGTTGTAACTTCAAACAAACCTCCCTTAGTTTTTCATTTCATGGAGCTCACCCAAGAGGCTTACATGAGAGGAGTGAATTACAGATTTGAGGCAACTGTGATGGCTGGAACGCCAATAATAACCCTTTTGCAGGAAAGCCTCTTAGGAGATGAAATTTTGAGCATTCAGGGAGTTTTAAATGGTACAACAACTTTTATTTTGAGCCAGATGGAGAGAGGACTTAGCTTTGAAGATGCATTGAAGAAGGCTCAAGAGCTTGGAATAGCTGAGAGGGACCCAAGCACGGACATTAATGGTATAGATGCTGCTTATAAAGCTGCAATTCTCCATAACGTTGCTTTCTATCCAATAAGCTTTGAGAAGTTGAAAATTAAGGGCATTGCTGAAATATCAATGGAAGATATAGAGAGAGCTAAGAGAGAAGGTAAGGTCATAAGATTGGTTGCTGAAGTTAGAAAAGGTAAAGTCTCAGTTGAGCCGAAAGCCCTTCCGAAGGATTCACCGTTAGCTGTTTATGGAACACAAAATGTCGCAGTCATTGAAACGGACTTGTTGGGAGAGCTTGTAATTAAAGGCGCTGGCGCGGGAGTTAAGGAGACTGCTTCAGCTGTTGTGAGTGATGTCATCAAAGCCGTGAGGAGAGAATAA
- a CDS encoding ASCH domain-containing protein: MEHVIALHQVYGELIFRGLKSHEIRRSRVFNEGDIVFLYIARGNLFTLKRTLEKLGLTEEQLLTKRGTIAGGFEVGEVIKADFETLWELTKDTSGLTFVHGEERGKQWLKEYIKNYGYAFTIEKPFLFKEPISREEMKEKYGVFVEGIIHLSSRTRQPWVKALLEDLMSREAVFI, encoded by the coding sequence ATGGAGCATGTGATTGCACTCCATCAAGTGTATGGCGAGCTCATATTTAGAGGGTTAAAGTCTCATGAAATTAGACGCTCACGCGTGTTTAATGAGGGGGATATTGTCTTCCTTTACATAGCGAGAGGAAATTTATTCACCCTTAAGAGAACACTTGAGAAACTCGGCTTAACTGAGGAACAGCTGTTGACTAAGAGGGGAACAATTGCGGGCGGCTTTGAGGTGGGGGAAGTCATAAAAGCTGATTTTGAAACCCTTTGGGAGCTCACAAAAGATACAAGCGGCTTAACCTTCGTTCACGGAGAAGAAAGGGGTAAGCAGTGGCTCAAAGAATATATCAAAAATTACGGCTACGCCTTTACTATCGAAAAGCCTTTCCTCTTCAAGGAGCCTATAAGCAGAGAAGAAATGAAGGAAAAGTACGGTGTTTTCGTGGAGGGTATTATCCACCTCTCAAGCAGGACGAGGCAACCTTGGGTTAAAGCTCTGCTTGAGGACTTAATGAGCAGGGAAGCGGTGTTCATTTAG
- a CDS encoding ZPR1 zinc finger domain-containing protein, whose protein sequence is MSEEKPNIQEIRLGDCPICGGKNTLKALQYIHDIPYFGKVMESTIICEKCGYRSADVMILEEKEPKLYTVKVEEEKDLFTRVVRSKSGTIELEELGIKIEPGPASQGFVSNVEGVLERVRETLLMARNFKEQENDKEAVKKIDELLDYIEDVKEGRKPLTVKIMDPFGNSALIGEKVKSRLLTKEEIKKLSTGPYVVIEPEELENEDAK, encoded by the coding sequence ATGAGTGAAGAAAAACCTAACATTCAAGAGATTAGATTAGGAGACTGCCCAATCTGTGGCGGCAAAAACACGCTTAAGGCCCTCCAATACATTCACGACATCCCTTATTTTGGCAAAGTCATGGAATCAACGATTATCTGCGAAAAATGCGGTTACAGAAGTGCAGATGTGATGATATTAGAGGAAAAAGAACCAAAGCTGTATACTGTAAAAGTAGAAGAAGAGAAGGACTTGTTTACAAGAGTCGTGAGGAGCAAGAGTGGGACAATTGAACTGGAAGAACTCGGCATAAAGATTGAACCCGGCCCAGCGAGTCAAGGATTCGTGAGCAACGTTGAAGGAGTTTTAGAGAGAGTTAGAGAAACACTCTTAATGGCAAGGAACTTCAAAGAACAGGAAAACGACAAGGAAGCAGTAAAGAAGATTGATGAGCTCTTAGACTATATTGAAGATGTCAAGGAAGGCAGAAAACCTCTAACGGTTAAGATCATGGATCCCTTTGGAAACAGCGCTTTGATAGGTGAAAAAGTCAAGAGTAGGCTTTTGACAAAGGAAGAAATTAAAAAGCTCAGCACGGGGCCTTATGTAGTAATTGAGCCCGAAGAACTTGAGAACGAAGACGCTAAATGA
- a CDS encoding cell division protein SepF yields MGLFDKIIKDESKKKPLKSIKKEVSPTPRADIDVIPLEEDELTKELVKPEIRYIKKIVVTSYTDLGKISEELQQGNIVIADFTPLESKQEVLAKMAEQLKGMVNALGGDLAKISKYEIKLIVTPPDIKIYKG; encoded by the coding sequence ATGGGACTGTTTGACAAAATTATTAAAGATGAATCGAAAAAGAAACCGCTCAAGTCTATAAAGAAAGAGGTAAGTCCAACCCCCAGAGCTGACATCGATGTCATTCCTCTAGAGGAAGATGAGCTCACAAAAGAGCTTGTAAAGCCTGAAATAAGATACATCAAAAAGATCGTCGTTACCAGTTACACTGATTTAGGAAAAATTTCAGAGGAGTTACAGCAAGGAAATATCGTTATTGCGGATTTCACCCCACTTGAATCAAAACAAGAAGTTTTAGCAAAAATGGCTGAACAGCTAAAGGGCATGGTCAACGCTCTTGGGGGAGACCTCGCAAAGATTTCAAAATATGAAATTAAGCTTATAGTGACTCCACCAGACATCAAGATATACAAAGGCTGA
- a CDS encoding putative RNA uridine N3 methyltransferase encodes MTLHIFIPDSLLEETTDPKIRTYKVGQIARAAAIFGVEHIWIYKAGGKDGKFIKLILEYAETPQYLRKALFPIMKELKYVGVIPPLRTPHHKLKGKPKVGEIREGVIIKKGKRLYADIGLDELALVEGSGEGRMTFKIVSVKPLKVIPVKPVEYWGYRVHLTNKTLAKTLKKAKLNLAIATSRKGEDVRKVKLPPLEGEIGFVFGSPRKGVMEILRDFNEDYPFDLILNTIPNQKTKTVRTEEAVLATLAVFNFIRRD; translated from the coding sequence ATGACCTTACACATCTTCATTCCAGATTCACTCCTTGAAGAAACAACTGACCCTAAAATACGAACCTACAAGGTTGGACAGATAGCAAGGGCAGCTGCAATATTCGGTGTTGAGCACATATGGATTTACAAAGCCGGCGGCAAGGATGGAAAGTTCATAAAACTAATCCTTGAATACGCAGAAACTCCCCAATATCTCCGCAAAGCACTGTTCCCAATAATGAAGGAGCTCAAATACGTTGGTGTGATCCCTCCCTTAAGAACCCCTCATCATAAGCTCAAGGGGAAACCCAAGGTGGGGGAAATTCGGGAGGGTGTAATCATTAAAAAGGGAAAGCGGCTTTACGCGGACATTGGCCTTGATGAGCTCGCTCTCGTTGAAGGCTCTGGAGAAGGGCGAATGACGTTCAAAATAGTCTCAGTAAAGCCTTTGAAAGTGATTCCAGTAAAACCCGTTGAATACTGGGGATACAGGGTTCATCTCACGAACAAAACATTGGCAAAAACACTTAAAAAGGCAAAGCTCAACCTTGCAATCGCGACCTCACGTAAAGGTGAGGATGTAAGAAAAGTTAAGCTCCCTCCGCTGGAGGGGGAAATTGGATTCGTGTTCGGGTCGCCGAGAAAGGGCGTGATGGAGATCCTGAGAGACTTCAATGAGGATTATCCCTTTGATTTAATCCTCAATACCATTCCAAATCAAAAGACGAAAACCGTTAGAACCGAAGAAGCCGTGTTGGCGACTTTGGCCGTGTTTAATTTCATAAGGAGGGATTGA
- a CDS encoding 50S ribosomal protein L3 — MGKISKPRRGSLAYSPRKRAKSIVPRIRKWPQEEEVRLLGFAGYKAGMTHILMIDDRPGLTKGKEIFMPVTIVETPPMVVFGIRAYKQGYLGLETATEVWIPNLNPDLKRRIKTLPKNYSEDAFQQKLGELEDLVKSGEIVEVRALVHTQPRLIKLKKKPEVMEYAVGGKSVEEKFAYLKEKLGKEIRVKEVLKEGELLDVIAVTKGKGTQGPVKRWGIKIQFHKAQRAGKGRHVGNLGPWHPARVMWTVPQAGQMGFHHRTEFNKRLIAIGENGVLELDGNKIEITPKGGFPHYGIVRSDFLMIAGSIPGAIKRIIRVRPAIRPPAKKPPVERPQITYVSRESKQ, encoded by the coding sequence ATGGGTAAGATTAGCAAGCCAAGAAGAGGTTCATTGGCATATTCCCCAAGAAAAAGGGCTAAGAGCATAGTCCCTAGAATTAGAAAGTGGCCTCAAGAGGAAGAAGTAAGGTTGCTAGGATTTGCTGGCTACAAGGCAGGAATGACTCACATACTCATGATTGACGACAGACCAGGACTTACAAAGGGCAAAGAGATATTCATGCCAGTTACAATAGTCGAAACTCCACCAATGGTCGTCTTTGGAATCAGAGCATACAAGCAGGGCTACCTTGGATTGGAGACAGCAACAGAGGTCTGGATTCCAAATCTCAACCCAGACTTAAAGAGAAGGATCAAGACACTTCCAAAGAACTACAGTGAAGATGCATTCCAGCAGAAGCTTGGTGAGCTTGAAGACCTCGTTAAAAGCGGTGAAATCGTCGAAGTTAGGGCTTTGGTTCACACTCAGCCAAGGCTCATCAAGCTCAAGAAGAAGCCAGAAGTCATGGAGTACGCTGTTGGTGGAAAGAGCGTGGAAGAGAAGTTTGCTTATCTCAAAGAAAAGCTTGGAAAAGAAATCAGGGTAAAGGAAGTTCTTAAGGAAGGTGAACTCCTCGATGTTATAGCTGTCACAAAGGGTAAGGGAACCCAAGGTCCAGTTAAGAGATGGGGTATTAAGATCCAGTTCCACAAGGCTCAGAGAGCTGGAAAGGGAAGACACGTTGGTAACTTAGGTCCATGGCACCCAGCAAGAGTTATGTGGACAGTTCCACAAGCTGGTCAGATGGGCTTCCACCACAGGACAGAGTTCAACAAGAGGTTGATCGCTATTGGTGAGAACGGAGTTCTTGAGCTTGATGGAAACAAGATTGAGATTACACCAAAGGGCGGCTTCCCACACTATGGAATCGTTAGGAGTGACTTCCTCATGATTGCAGGTTCAATCCCCGGTGCAATTAAGAGAATCATTAGAGTTAGACCAGCAATCAGACCACCAGCTAAGAAGCCACCTGTTGAGAGACCACAGATTACATACGTTAGTAGGGAATCAAAGCAATGA
- the rpl4p gene encoding 50S ribosomal protein L4 encodes MKVKVFSLNGEPIEEIELPKVFETPFRPDLIRRAVIASWTHRIQPQGRDPMAGKRRVTENIGKGHGMARVERIKTPPRFAAFVPFARGGRRAHPPKVEKIIWEDINKKEKKLALMSAIAATANYDLVRARGHIIDNVPQIPLIVEDELEKIGKTRETREIFKKLGIWDDIERAKKNTKVRAGKGKMRGRRYKKAKGPLIVVAKNEGILLGARNHPGVDVVLVDNLGVEMLAPGTHPGRLTVWTKGAIERLREIYG; translated from the coding sequence ATGAAGGTTAAGGTATTTTCACTCAACGGCGAGCCAATTGAGGAGATTGAGTTACCTAAGGTATTTGAGACCCCATTTAGACCAGATTTGATTAGGAGAGCGGTCATTGCTTCATGGACACACAGAATTCAGCCTCAAGGTAGAGACCCAATGGCTGGTAAGAGAAGGGTCACAGAGAACATTGGTAAGGGTCATGGAATGGCAAGAGTTGAGCGCATTAAGACTCCTCCAAGGTTTGCTGCATTCGTCCCATTTGCAAGAGGCGGTAGAAGAGCTCACCCACCAAAGGTCGAGAAGATAATCTGGGAAGACATCAACAAGAAAGAGAAGAAGCTCGCTCTCATGAGTGCAATTGCAGCAACAGCCAACTATGATTTAGTTAGAGCAAGAGGTCACATAATTGACAACGTTCCGCAGATTCCGCTCATCGTTGAGGATGAGCTCGAGAAGATAGGCAAGACAAGGGAGACAAGGGAGATATTCAAGAAGCTTGGCATTTGGGACGACATTGAGAGAGCTAAGAAGAACACAAAGGTTAGAGCTGGAAAAGGTAAGATGAGAGGAAGGAGATACAAGAAGGCTAAGGGTCCACTCATCGTCGTTGCAAAGAACGAAGGAATACTCTTGGGCGCAAGGAACCACCCAGGTGTTGATGTTGTATTAGTCGACAACCTTGGAGTTGAGATGCTTGCTCCAGGTACACACCCCGGAAGATTAACCGTGTGGACAAAGGGTGCAATTGAGAGATTGAGGGAGATTTACGGGTGA
- a CDS encoding 50S ribosomal protein L23 produces the protein MDPYKVIIRPVVTEKAVSLIEKENKLTFIVDRRATKQDIKRAVEEIYKVKVEKVNTLITMKGEKKAYVKLKPEYNASEIAARIGLF, from the coding sequence ATGGATCCGTACAAGGTTATTATCAGACCTGTCGTTACAGAAAAGGCAGTTTCGTTGATTGAGAAAGAGAACAAGCTCACATTCATTGTTGACAGAAGAGCCACTAAGCAAGATATCAAGAGAGCTGTGGAGGAAATCTACAAGGTTAAAGTTGAAAAGGTCAACACACTTATTACAATGAAAGGCGAGAAAAAGGCATACGTTAAGCTCAAGCCTGAGTACAACGCAAGTGAAATTGCTGCTAGAATAGGATTGTTCTGA
- a CDS encoding 50S ribosomal protein L2 encodes MGKSLIQQRRGKGSTTFRAPSHRYRGAVRYVPLNLTKEKTLVGKVVEILHDPGRTAPVARVKFENGLEKLIIAPEGLLVGDEIAIGPNAPIKIGNTLPLAMIPEGTYVYDIEGVPGDGGKFVRAGGSYALIVSREKDKVIVQLPSGELKAFNPMCRATIGVVAGGGRLEKPLVKAGKAYYVMKARNRFWPKPRGVKMNAVNHPHGGKEHHIGRPSTVSRRAPPGRKVGHIAARRTGRRK; translated from the coding sequence ATGGGTAAGAGTTTGATTCAACAGAGGAGAGGTAAAGGAAGCACAACTTTCAGAGCTCCATCTCACAGGTATAGGGGAGCTGTGAGATACGTTCCCCTTAACTTGACAAAGGAGAAGACACTCGTTGGTAAGGTCGTTGAAATCCTCCACGACCCTGGAAGAACGGCACCAGTTGCAAGAGTTAAGTTTGAGAACGGTCTTGAAAAGCTCATCATAGCTCCAGAAGGGCTTCTTGTTGGAGATGAAATAGCCATTGGACCAAACGCACCAATCAAGATAGGCAACACACTTCCACTAGCAATGATTCCTGAGGGAACTTACGTTTATGACATTGAGGGAGTCCCAGGAGATGGAGGAAAGTTCGTAAGAGCTGGCGGTAGCTATGCACTGATTGTTTCAAGAGAAAAAGACAAGGTCATTGTTCAACTGCCGAGCGGTGAGCTTAAAGCCTTCAACCCAATGTGCAGAGCAACAATTGGTGTTGTCGCTGGCGGTGGAAGGTTGGAGAAGCCACTTGTCAAAGCAGGTAAAGCTTATTACGTCATGAAAGCAAGGAACAGGTTCTGGCCGAAGCCAAGAGGTGTCAAGATGAACGCTGTGAACCACCCACACGGTGGTAAGGAGCACCACATTGGTAGACCAAGTACAGTTTCAAGGAGAGCTCCACCTGGAAGAAAGGTTGGTCATATCGCTGCGAGAAGAACAGGTAGGAGAAAGTGA
- the rpsS gene encoding 30S ribosomal protein S19 yields MARKEFRYRGYTLEELLNMPLDKVAELFPARQRRSLKRGFSPEQKKLLRKIRLAKKGKYKKPIRTHCRDMVILPEMVGITIYVHNGKEFVPVEIKPEMIGHYLGEFALTRKRVQHGSPGVGATRSSMFVAIK; encoded by the coding sequence ATGGCAAGAAAAGAGTTTAGATATCGCGGTTACACCCTTGAAGAGCTCTTAAACATGCCTCTCGATAAGGTAGCTGAGCTTTTCCCTGCAAGACAGAGGAGGAGCTTAAAGAGAGGCTTTAGTCCAGAGCAGAAAAAGCTCTTAAGAAAGATTAGATTGGCTAAGAAGGGTAAATACAAGAAGCCGATCAGAACACACTGCAGAGACATGGTTATCCTTCCAGAGATGGTTGGAATAACAATCTACGTCCACAACGGAAAAGAGTTCGTACCCGTTGAAATAAAGCCAGAGATGATAGGACACTACTTAGGTGAGTTTGCATTAACAAGAAAGAGAGTCCAGCACGGTTCACCTGGTGTTGGTGCAACAAGATCATCAATGTTCGTTGCAATCAAGTGA
- the rplV gene encoding 50S ribosomal protein L22: MPRGRFGYSFQNFDPERMARASGRDLRISPKFSVEICREIRGMMLNDAIKFLDDVIAMRRPVPLRRFNDSQGHKRGKGFGPGRYPVKVAKAIKKVLLNAKNNAEQKGLDPDKLKIIHAAAHRGPVLRGYIPRAFGRATPFNEETTHIEIVVEEIRR, encoded by the coding sequence ATGCCTAGAGGAAGATTTGGCTACTCTTTCCAAAATTTTGATCCAGAGAGGATGGCAAGGGCTAGTGGGAGAGATTTGAGAATCTCACCAAAGTTCTCAGTTGAAATCTGCAGAGAGATTAGGGGAATGATGCTCAACGATGCAATAAAATTCCTTGATGATGTAATTGCAATGAGGAGACCAGTTCCATTGAGAAGATTCAACGACTCACAGGGACACAAGAGAGGAAAGGGCTTCGGTCCAGGTAGATATCCAGTCAAGGTTGCAAAGGCAATCAAGAAAGTTCTCTTGAATGCAAAGAACAACGCAGAGCAGAAGGGCTTAGACCCAGACAAGCTTAAGATCATCCATGCAGCAGCTCACAGGGGACCAGTGCTTAGAGGATACATCCCAAGAGCTTTTGGAAGAGCTACACCATTCAATGAAGAAACAACACACATTGAGAT